One Amphiprion ocellaris isolate individual 3 ecotype Okinawa chromosome 5, ASM2253959v1, whole genome shotgun sequence genomic region harbors:
- the zc3h10 gene encoding zinc finger CCCH domain-containing protein 10, translated as MPDRDSSYLSGGGGSGGSLGDEGGPGSGLAGGSAEGRGGSGGSVGGNVSGSGGMGGGGALGNGNGCGGQGAGLALDGVCRDFIRNVCKRGKRCRFRHPDFNEVPDLGVQKNEFIFCHDHQNKECMRSNCRFVHGSKEDEDYYKKTGELPLRLRGKVAARLGLSPMDLPHSRGEVPICRDFLKGECQRGNKCKFRHVKKDYEYEPSRVGVGGVMGSCASGMVNAGGLTGGGGGGVCGGMQGLVGGGGGSNMMGTGCPSLGGCRDPGISGVGGVGGGGISGCLSLSSSGQRRYDRSTCSVYDPLLESGLFDAGSLEASMDHTALQLKRRRLEGLRLADGSGGGHYELGVQATLPPRPLEYRFLEEENSLLRKRVEELKKQVSNLIATNEVLLEQNAQFRSQAKVMTLSSTPAPTEQSLAPPVGAVSSYNHSIAQTHTTLSSAGLQPRPVTQQDLVAPTGAPAAPPTNAAPPTAPPPHLNPEITPLSAALAQTIAQGMAPPVSMAPVAVSVAPVAVSMTQPLPGITMSHATTPMVSYPIASQSMRITTLPH; from the exons ATGCCTGACCGGGACAGTTCCTACCTGTCAGGTGGTGGTGGGAGTGGTGGTAGTCTGGGTGACGAGGGAGGACCTGGGTCTGGTTTGGCAGGGGGGTCAGCGGAGGGTAGAGGAGGTTCAGGAGGCAGTGTTGGAGGGAACGTGTCTGGTTCTGGGGGTATGGGTGGAGGAGGAGCACTCGGAAATGGCAATGGCTGTGGGGGGCAAGGCGCAGGACTGGCATTGGACGGTGTCTGCAGAGACTTCATACGCAACGTTTGCAAGAGAGGGAAGCGCTGCCGCTTTAGACACCCAGACTTTAATGAGGTGCCAGACTTGGGAGTGCAAAAGAACGAGTTCATCTTTTGTCACGACCACCAGAATAAGGAGTGCATGCGCTCCAACTGCCGCTTTGTCCATGGATCTAAAGAGGATGAGGACTATTACAAGAAAACTGGAGAGTTACCCCTCAGACTTAGAGGGAAAGTTGCAGCACGGCTGGGTCTGTCCCCCATGGATCTCCCCCATAGCCGTGGAGAGGTTCCAATCTGCAGAGACTTCCTGAAGGGAGAGTGCCAGAGGGGCAATAAATGTAAATTCCGCCATGTCAAAAAAGACTATGAATATGAACCTTCCAGGGTTGGGGTGGGTGGTGTCATGGGGTCATGTGCTAGTGGAATGGTGAATGCTGGAGGACTGacaggtggtggaggaggaggtgtctgTGGAGGAATGCAAGGACTTGTGGGAGGTGGGGGTGGGAGTAACATGATGGGAACAGGTTGCCCCAGCTTGGGTGGTTGCAGAGATCCAGGTATCTCAGGAGTTGGGGGAGTAGGTGGAGGTGGGATAAGTGGCTGCCTGTCATTAAGTTCTTCAGGACAACGACGATATGACAGGAGCACGTGCTCAGTGTACGACCCCCTGCTTGAGAGTGGGCTGTTTGACGCTGGGTCCCTGGAGGCCTCCATGGACCACACCGCTCTACAGCTGAAGAGGAGGCGACTGGAGGGGCTGCGGCTGGCGGATGGGAGTGGAGGTGGGCACTACGAGTTGGGCGTACAAGCCACCTTGCCACCTCGTCCTCTGGAGTACAGATTCCTGGAGGAGGAAAATTCCCTGCTGAGGAAGAGAGTGGAAGAGTTGAAGAAGCAG GTTTCCAATCTCATCGCCACAAATGAGGTTCTCCTGGAGCAGAACGCCCAGTTCCGAAGCCAGGCTAAGGTGATGACACTGTCTTCCACTCCTGCCCCCACTGAGCAGAGTCTGGCGCCTCCTGTAGGTGCTGTAAGTTCCTACAATCATAGCATCGCCCAGACTCACACCACCCTGAGCAGTGCTGGACTTCAGCCTCGGCCTGTTACCCAGCAAGACCTGGTAGCTCCCACCGGTGCTCCTGCAGCGCCTCCGACTAATGCAGCTCCGCCTACAGCCCCTCCGCCACACCTCAACCCAGAAATAACCCCCTTGTCAGCTGCCCTTGCACAGACAATTGCTCAAGGAATGGCGCCTCCTGTTTCTATGGCACCGGTGGCTGTTTCTGTGGCACCGGTGGCAGTATCCATGACACAGCCTCTGCCTGGCATCACAATGAGTCACGCCACCACCCCGATGGTGTCGTACCCCATTGCGAGTCAAAGCATGAGGATCACGACTCTGCCTCACTGA
- the LOC111580688 gene encoding dnaJ homolog subfamily B member 9-like produces MAALGAFHWIQTCMILLLCLSEPLPAASQNNYYETLNVEPTATASQIKKSFRKLAMKYHPDKNKSTDAEKTFREIAEAYKVLSNKDKRKLYDSVGHEAFLNNEASSDPDDEQDTSFSFSFSDFFSDFDDGPFVEVPHFHWSFDQGVEDEDGQYEHYSFEDPKFSFYFEDVDENEDVHLY; encoded by the exons ATGGCAGCACTCGGTGCTTTTCACTGGATTCAAACCTGCATGATCCTGCTGCTCTGCCTGTCTGAACCTCTGCCTGCTGCCTCACAGAATAATTACTATGAAACTCTTAATGTGGAGCCAACAGCAACCGCCAGCCAGATAAAAAAGTCTTTCCGCAAGCTGGCCATGAAGTACCACCCAGATAAGAACAAGAGCACCGATGCAGAGAAGACTTTCAGGGAGATTGCTGAAG cctacAAGGTGCTCTCCAATAAGGACAAAAGGAAGCTGTATGACAGTGTGGGCCATGAAGCTTTCCTAAATAATGAGGCCTCTTCTGACCCCGATGATGAGCAGGACACGAGTTTCTCCTTCAGTTTCTCAGACTTCTTCAGTGACTTTGATGATGGTCCCTTTGTGGAGGTGCCGCACTTCCACTGGAGCTTTGATCAGGGCGTGGAGGATGAGGACGGTCAATACGAACATTACAGCTTTGAGGATCCAaagttcagcttttatttcGAGGATGTCGATGAAAATGAGGACGTGCACCTCTATTAG
- the si:dkey-28n18.9 gene encoding sorting nexin-6 has translation MMEEVKEVTSALSVHGHNIKITDVVKDGDALTFVIVSQKLSGTGEYHVDRTWDDFEWLQQHLFSQEDVPGLQGVIFPPLPAKASGNASAKIMKQLGVLGLGEWQPYCKALETFLQQVATHKILNKNKAVEVFLTSSDAPGRQKVKKNIFNRLSQAVEEMRKEGHKDVDEFFQTERDHNLVLTGCTKTAAEKFLDMVLTEQKIAVACGHFSAALHLCVEPGEDPDKKAFSRLCVQISEVFDSMKKNMTSVAENNVNTLGLGLDLESRYQEAEKEMLFRRTCKLVELENARRNAEKAKPVKKAAMEEVKTATQTEFQQICGVARQEIKQFHGVRVKMLQQALVQWCEKQLLTAKESTDQFNQHLQAFRGMAQ, from the exons ATGATG GAAGAGGTAAAAGAAGTGACATCTGCTCTGAGTGTCCATGGTCATAACATCAAAATTACAGATGTGGTGAAAGATGGGGACGCGCTTACTTTTGTAATCGTGTCTCAGAAG ctgtCTGGGACGGGGGAGTACCATGTGGACCGGACCTGGGACGACTTTGAATGGCTGCAGCAGCACCTGTTTTCTCAGGAGGATGTACCCGGCTTACAGGGAGTCATA tttcctcctcttcctgcaaAGGCCAGTGGGAATGCATCTGCCAAGATTATGAAACAGCTTG GTGTCCTTGGTTTAGGAGAGTGGCAGCCGTACTGTAAAGCTCTGGAAACTTTCCTCCAGCAGGTCGCTACTCACAAGATTCTCAACAAAAATAAAGCCGTGGAGGTTTTCCTGACTAGCTCAGAT GCTCCAGGCAGgcagaaagtaaagaaaaacattttcaaccgGCTGAGTCAAGCTGTCGAAGAGATGAGAAAAGAAGGCCATAAG GATGTGGATGAGTTCTTTCAAACTGAACGTGATCATAACCTCGTCCTAACTGGCTGTACCAAGACTGCTGCCGAG AAATTTCTAGATATGGTGCTAACCGAGCAAA AAATAGCAGTGGCCTGTGGGCACTTTTCAGCTGCTCTACATCTCTGTGTGGAACCAGGGGAAGATCCTGACAAAAAGGCTTTTTCAAG gcTTTGTGTACAAATTTCAGAAGTGTTCGATTCCATGAAG AAAAATATGACGAGTGTTGCTGAGAACAATGTGAACACTCTTGGACTAGGCCTGGACCTGGAGTCACGTTACCAGGAGGCAGAAAAG GAAATGCTCTTCAGGAGGACCTGTAAACTGGTGGAGTTAGAGAATGCCAGAAGGAACGCAGAGAAGGCCAAACCTGTCAAGAAAGCAGCT ATGGAAGAAGTGAAGACAGCAACACAGACAGAGTTTCAACAGATTTGTGGAGTGGCTAGACAGGAG ATCAAACAGTTCCACGGAGTCCGTGTGAAAATGCTGCAGCAGGCTCTGGTTCAGTGGTGTGAAAAGCAACTTCTTACAGCCAAAGAAAGCACTGACCAGTTCAACCAGCACCTGCAAGCCTTTAGAGGGATGGCCCAGTGA